AGTTCCCCTATCTGAGGGAAATGATTTTCGGGACGACCGCGGGACGCGGAGGCAGTTGGCGGGGGCTCGACGAATCGGCCACAACCTTCTTTCCTCTGTCCTCGAATGAGTGTCTTGAGGGAGGACCACTGTCAGAGGCGGTACTCGACGAGACGCGCCGGAAACGTCCGCTTATCGGAAGCAAACAAACGATTTCCGACAGATGCGGGCGCTGTCGAAGAGGTTCCGTAGCGCGCTCGTTCGGGTATCACTAACAGAAACAAACGGTGAGTTGAGAAGCGTTAAATAGTAAGATGACATTTTAGTACGTATGTCAGAGGCACAAACAATCAACGACTCCGGCACCGCACGGGACCTGACCGCGTTCCAACAGAACATCCTCGTCATTCTCGCCGAGGAACCCATGTACGGACTCGCCATCAAGCGCGAACTCGAGTCGTACTACGGGACCGAAGTCAACCACGGGCGTCTCTACCCCAACCTCGACGATCTGGTGGAGATGGACCTCGTCGAGAAGAGCGAACTTGACAAGCGGACGAACCAGTACGAACTGACCGACGCCGGGCACTCGGCAGTGCTGGACCGTCTCGACTGGATGCTCTCGAAGTTCGTCACGGGCACGGACCGGGCAGACGAAGTTCGCGACGTCATCGAGACGTACGAGTAACGTCCGGGAGTTCCTCCCCGGCCTGCTCGAACAGCAGTTCGAGCGACTCACGAACCACCATTTTTTGCGCCTCAGTCGGCCACGAGTTGCGCGGATAGTACTCCGTGAGAAACTCGCGTAGCTCCGGCGTCCCCGCCGTCTCGACGCGCCGCACATAGTGATTCCCCATGAAGTCGGCGAACGCCCGCGCGTTCGCGGCGTGGGCCGAGCCTGCGGACTCCTCTACGGCGGCGACCAGACGCGAGTTGTGTTCCTCAACGGCGGTCCACTCGTCTTCCTCGCCGGTCTCCGAGAGGGAGCGCTCCACCGCCCGCGACGTGTTGTCGATCCGGTCGAGGACGACGGTGCCGTCGTCGTCAAGCCACTCCGTGGGGTAGAGGACGAGCGTGTCGTCGGCATCGCGGTAGCGAGCGGCGTACCCGTGCTCGTCGAGGGCGGCGTCGCGGCGCTCGAGGTACGCCTCCGCCTCGTTGGGATCCACCGCGTCGCGCGCCAGTCTGGTGAGTCGCTCCGCCGTCGTCCGCACCCCCTCGGGAAGTTCAGCCATCGTCGAGTGCCTCGTTCGCAAGCTTGTCGGCGCGTTCGTTTATCTCCCGCGGCACGTGTTCGAGCGTCCAGCGGTCGAATCCCATCAACAGTTCGTTCGCCCGGACGCGCCGCTCGCGCAGTCCAGGGTCGTTCGTCTTCCACTCGCCGCGGACCTG
This genomic stretch from Haloprofundus salilacus harbors:
- a CDS encoding PadR family transcriptional regulator, translated to MSEAQTINDSGTARDLTAFQQNILVILAEEPMYGLAIKRELESYYGTEVNHGRLYPNLDDLVEMDLVEKSELDKRTNQYELTDAGHSAVLDRLDWMLSKFVTGTDRADEVRDVIETYE
- a CDS encoding DUF7108 family protein, producing MAELPEGVRTTAERLTRLARDAVDPNEAEAYLERRDAALDEHGYAARYRDADDTLVLYPTEWLDDDGTVVLDRIDNTSRAVERSLSETGEEDEWTAVEEHNSRLVAAVEESAGSAHAANARAFADFMGNHYVRRVETAGTPELREFLTEYYPRNSWPTEAQKMVVRESLELLFEQAGEELPDVTRTSR